In the Nitrospirota bacterium genome, one interval contains:
- the rpsI gene encoding 30S ribosomal protein S9 has product MNTTTQHSATGKRKNAIARVRLVPGEGKIVVNDRPAEDYFPGHTLIRLIKQPLDLLSLTGKFDIYANIAGGGIAGQAGALRHGIAKSLLDVNPEYRRPLKSKGFLTRDAREKERKKPGQKGARKKFQYSKR; this is encoded by the coding sequence ATGAACACAACAACACAACACAGTGCGACAGGTAAGAGAAAGAACGCGATTGCACGCGTCAGATTAGTCCCTGGTGAGGGAAAGATCGTAGTCAATGACAGGCCGGCAGAGGATTACTTCCCTGGCCATACCCTGATCAGACTTATCAAGCAGCCTCTTGACTTGTTGTCATTAACAGGGAAATTTGATATATATGCAAACATAGCCGGGGGAGGGATTGCAGGTCAGGCAGGTGCATTAAGGCACGGAATTGCGAAAAGCCTGCTGGATGTCAATCCTGAATACAGGCGTCCATTGAAAAGCAAAGGCTTTCTCACGAGAGACGCGCGTGAAAAAGAGAGAAAAAAACCAGGGCAGAAAGGGGCCCGTAAGAAATTCCAATATTCCAAGAGATAA